Part of the Lotus japonicus ecotype B-129 chromosome 6, LjGifu_v1.2 genome, GTTTGGAAAAACAGTTTGGATTTAGCATGTAGTCTATTGGACTTTGAGCAAGAGCTAAATGATGGTGATGCaagtaaagaaagaaaaagcagTACCAAGAAAAATTCACTTATACAGACTTTTCTTAACCAGAAATTATAATGATGATGTAGTAAAAGGTAAAAGAAATTATAAGGAGCAATATTGGCCAGCATGATAGATTGTTAGTTTTTGAAACACATTTCTTCCAAGTCAAGGGTTCAATTCAAGTAAGACGATGAAAGTAGATGCTATTATTGGTATCTTATAAAATAAACTTTTATGCAAGTATCAGATGAGTTTATAAAAATAGTTTACGACTTACCTATAAATTTAACAGGTGAGCTTTTGGGGTTCGACGGTTATATACCTCCCTATGCAACAGCTAGAGGTCAAGACATACTTATGGGAGTGAATTATGCTTCTGCAGCTGCTGGAATAAGAGAGGAAACTGGACAGCAACTGGTACCTAGTTTCCTTTTTTTGCTTGGAGTAcacataactttttttttcatttggtaATCACATTCATAGGATTATTTTCTATAATTGTTTCATCTGCTTCTGTTTTGTATAGGGAGCACGTATTACTTTCAGAGGGCAAGTGCAAAATTACCAAAGGACAGTGTCCCAGTTGATAAATTTACTAGGAGATGAGAACACTACTGCAAATTACCTGAGCAAGTGTATTTATTCAATTGGAATGGGTAGTAATGATTATCTCAACAACTATTTCAAGCCTCTATTCTATTCCAGCAGCAGGAATTACACACCTAAACAGTATGCAAATGTCCTCATACAAGCATATGCTCAACAACTCAAGGTTAGTCTCCTGATCTCCGCCAATTTCCTGAGTGGTTTGTTGGTCCCACCAATAGGTTCTCAATTCGAAACCAGCACAACACTGAAAAGTCCTCTGTTCTCTCTGTTTTGCCATCTTCAATTAGCTTTTACAGCAAACTAGAAGGTCaattgttttgtgtttgtgATTCAGGTTCTGTATAACTATGGAGCGAGGAAAATGGTGTTATTTGGGATTGGTCCTATTGGTTGCAGCCCTAATGCATTGGCCCAGAGTGGTGGAGATGGAAGAACATGTGTGGCAAGAATCAATTCAGCAAATCAATTATTCAATAACGGTTTGAAATCTCTTGTTGATCAACTCAACAACCAGCTGCCTGATGCAAATTTCATCTATATAAACGCTTATGATATCTTCCAAGATATCATAAGCAACGCATCATCTTATGGTAATTATTTTCTGCCTTAAACATTTTGTGATTTGTCATGAAGTCAATTTCATGAATTTGGATTTACTACATTAGTAGTCGTCGGTTCTTGTAGTCACTGCAGTTAAGTTTTGCACTTCCAGAAGTTCAACTACCGAAagtgaagtttttttttctttctttccaaaaGTGTACTTATTATAGTACGGAACcgtattttttatacttttccGAAAGTTGAACTTCCGgaacacaaaaaaaattcacttcCACAAGTTGAACTTCTGAAAGTGAAAATACTTTGAGTTTCCATAAGTACAAAACTTGACTGCAGAAACCAAGTGAGTCCATATCCAACTTTCATGCTCATTTTGTTCACTTGTGGTCTTACATTTTCAGGTTTCAGAGTTACAGATGCTGGGTGCTGTGGTACCGGAAGGAACAACGGGCAAATCACATGCCTGCCCCTACAAGCCCCATGCATGAACAGGGATGAATTCCTGTTTTGGGATGCATTTCATCCAACTGAGGCTGGCAACAGTGTTATTGGTGGGAGAGCTTACAGTGCCCAATATGAATCAGATGCTTACCCTTTTGATATCAGAAGCTTGGCTCAAATGTAAGAGGCTCTAGCTAGTATAGGCAATAAACTCTGCCACAATAATTATCTGTGGTTGTAAGTAATAATACTAGGTGAGAAAAATGCTTATCTGGGTCTGCAACCTATTGGAAACATTAATGTTGTGACTGCTATTGTGATAATTGGAAGTATGAGAATAATCGGAGATGAAT contains:
- the LOC130723192 gene encoding GDSL esterase/lipase At1g29670-like, with product MAYGEFIIVVLIVCLWSITTTGVGAEPQVPCFFSFGDSLVDNGNNNRISSIARADYRPYGIDFPTGPTGRFSNGKTAVDVIGELLGFDGYIPPYATARGQDILMGVNYASAAAGIREETGQQLGARITFRGQVQNYQRTVSQLINLLGDENTTANYLSKCIYSIGMGSNDYLNNYFKPLFYSSSRNYTPKQYANVLIQAYAQQLKVLYNYGARKMVLFGIGPIGCSPNALAQSGGDGRTCVARINSANQLFNNGLKSLVDQLNNQLPDANFIYINAYDIFQDIISNASSYGFRVTDAGCCGTGRNNGQITCLPLQAPCMNRDEFLFWDAFHPTEAGNSVIGGRAYSAQYESDAYPFDIRSLAQM